A stretch of the Clostridium botulinum genome encodes the following:
- a CDS encoding methionine ABC transporter permease — MIDILVPALWETLFMVFVSTIFAIIVGFIPAIIMIITRKDGLKPNEVIYKILDIIVNILRSFPFIILMIVLIPLTKFIVGKSTGTTAAIVPLTIGCAPFVTRIIESALKEVDKGVVEAAKSFGASTFQIVFKVMLPEALPSIISGMTLTLISMVGFSAMAGVIGAGGLGAVAMNYGYYAFKNDVLIVTVIVLIVLVQILQTIGTLVYKKINK; from the coding sequence ATGATAGATATATTAGTACCAGCGTTATGGGAAACTTTATTTATGGTTTTTGTATCAACAATATTTGCAATAATAGTAGGATTTATACCAGCAATTATTATGATAATTACTCGTAAAGATGGACTTAAGCCAAATGAAGTAATTTATAAGATTTTAGATATTATAGTAAATATATTGAGATCTTTTCCATTTATCATATTAATGATAGTTTTAATACCATTAACAAAGTTTATAGTAGGAAAATCTACGGGTACTACAGCGGCTATTGTACCATTAACTATTGGGTGTGCACCTTTTGTTACAAGAATTATAGAATCGGCACTTAAAGAAGTAGATAAGGGTGTTGTTGAAGCTGCAAAATCTTTTGGAGCTAGCACATTTCAGATTGTATTTAAAGTTATGCTACCAGAAGCCCTTCCATCAATTATTTCTGGGATGACTTTGACACTAATAAGTATGGTCGGATTTTCAGCTATGGCAGGTGTAATTGGGGCAGGGGGACTTGGAGCTGTAGCTATGAATTATGGTTATTATGCTTTTAAAAATGATGTTTTGATAGTGACAGTAATAGTGCTAATTGTTTTAGTTCAAATACTGCAAACCATAGGAACGCTAGTATACAAAAAAATAAACAAGTAA
- a CDS encoding MetQ/NlpA family ABC transporter substrate-binding protein, with protein MKKRILSAIVLSTLILGVVGLTGCGNKKSSNESKANKTTIIVGASPEPHKEILEKVKPILEKKGYKLEIKVFTDYVIPNTALEEGEIDANFYQHIPYLEQFNKEKGTHLTHIAKVHLEPMGIYSKKVKSVNEIKEGATIAVPNDPTNESRALRLLEKQGIIKFKEGQIITKLDIKENPKNIKIQELEAAQLPRTLTDVDAAVINTNYALPAGLNPLKNALAIEDKDSPYANVIAVKEDNKDKEYIKELKEAVNSPEVKKFIEDNYRGSIIPSF; from the coding sequence ATGAAGAAAAGAATATTATCAGCAATAGTTTTAAGTACATTAATTTTAGGGGTAGTAGGATTAACAGGTTGTGGAAATAAAAAATCATCAAATGAATCAAAAGCAAATAAAACTACAATAATTGTAGGGGCATCTCCAGAACCTCATAAAGAAATTTTAGAAAAGGTAAAGCCAATTTTAGAGAAAAAAGGATATAAATTAGAAATTAAAGTGTTTACTGATTATGTTATACCAAATACGGCTCTTGAAGAAGGGGAAATAGATGCAAACTTCTATCAACATATTCCTTATCTTGAACAGTTTAATAAAGAAAAAGGTACTCATTTAACACATATAGCAAAAGTACATTTAGAACCTATGGGGATTTATTCTAAAAAAGTTAAGAGCGTAAATGAAATAAAAGAAGGAGCTACAATAGCAGTTCCAAATGATCCGACTAATGAGTCAAGAGCATTAAGATTACTTGAAAAACAAGGAATTATTAAATTTAAAGAGGGTCAAATTATTACTAAATTAGATATTAAAGAAAATCCTAAAAATATTAAAATACAAGAACTAGAGGCGGCTCAGCTTCCAAGAACTCTAACTGACGTTGATGCAGCTGTTATAAATACTAATTATGCATTGCCAGCTGGATTAAATCCATTAAAGAATGCTCTTGCAATAGAAGATAAAGATTCACCATATGCAAATGTTATTGCCGTAAAAGAAGATAATAAAGATAAAGAGTATATAAAAGAATTAAAAGAAGCAGTAAATTCACCAGAAGTAAAGAAATTTATAGAAGATAATTACAGGGGATCAATAATTCCATCATTTTAA
- a CDS encoding branched-chain amino acid transaminase — protein sequence MKDTYVFYQGKIVEENTVSIGIRSKAFNYGLGCFEGIRAYFDEESEKLYVFRMKEHYERLLKSCKVLNINIPYNVEELMNFTIELLRKNNFKTTTYIRPVAYKAGESIATTLLDDDDRLLIYCNPMGKYTDKKELKVAITSWMRVEDNMLPPRTKATAAYLNSGLASLEVLRKGYDEAIFLTRSGHVSEGTAENIFMIRGGRLITPPPSDNILEGITRDTIIIIAKEELGLDVVERSITRTELYAADELFFCGTAMGIAPIIDVDDRVIGSGKLGEITKKISKLYFDISVCKNAKYSDFCTNIY from the coding sequence ATGAAGGATACGTATGTATTTTATCAAGGAAAGATAGTGGAGGAAAATACAGTAAGTATAGGAATAAGATCAAAAGCTTTTAACTATGGTTTGGGGTGTTTTGAGGGAATTAGAGCTTATTTTGATGAAGAAAGCGAAAAATTATACGTTTTTAGGATGAAAGAACATTATGAGAGATTATTAAAATCTTGTAAAGTTTTAAATATTAACATTCCGTATAATGTAGAAGAACTTATGAATTTTACTATAGAATTACTAAGAAAAAATAATTTTAAAACTACAACTTATATACGACCAGTAGCGTATAAAGCGGGAGAATCTATAGCTACTACATTATTGGATGATGATGATCGTTTATTGATTTATTGTAATCCAATGGGGAAGTATACTGATAAAAAAGAACTTAAGGTAGCTATAACTTCGTGGATGAGAGTAGAGGATAATATGTTACCACCAAGAACAAAAGCTACAGCAGCTTATTTAAATTCAGGATTAGCTTCATTAGAAGTTTTAAGAAAGGGTTATGATGAAGCAATATTTTTAACTAGAAGTGGACATGTTTCAGAGGGAACAGCGGAAAATATATTTATGATTAGGGGTGGTAGACTTATAACTCCACCGCCATCAGATAATATTTTAGAAGGTATAACTAGAGATACTATTATCATAATTGCAAAAGAAGAATTAGGTTTAGATGTGGTTGAAAGAAGCATAACGAGAACAGAATTATATGCTGCTGATGAACTATTCTTTTGTGGTACAGCTATGGGGATTGCACCTATTATTGATGTCGACGATAGGGTAATTGGAAGTGGAAAATTAGGTGAGATAACAAAAAAAATTAGTAAATTGTATTTTGATATTTCAGTATGTAAGAATGCTAAATATAGTGATTTTTGTACAAATATTTATTAG
- a CDS encoding LysR family transcriptional regulator → MLNNKLITFLTLAKVRNYTKTAEILNLTQPAVSQHIKFLEEYYGMKFIKKQGKNSLLTEEGEEFLEYVREAELRERILREKLKNKFSLEKKYNIGATLTIGGYVLPKVLGKYKECHPNTDIILNVFNTDAILEKILKDEFELGVIEGPFDKNKFKYIKLKNDELVLAVAKGHPFSNMEYVNLEDVMNGKLILREEGSGTRKYFEREVKKQGYDSRNLNVYMEVGSIDAIKALVEANLGYTIISKEAIKRECSLGVIKIVNIKNNNLKQVNFYREFNFVYRAEMLSDYLKNFIQFCLKNS, encoded by the coding sequence ATGTTAAATAATAAATTAATTACTTTTCTAACTCTAGCAAAAGTTAGAAATTATACTAAAACCGCAGAAATTTTAAATTTAACTCAGCCTGCTGTTTCACAACATATAAAGTTTTTAGAAGAATATTATGGAATGAAATTTATAAAAAAACAAGGAAAAAATAGTTTGCTTACGGAGGAAGGCGAAGAATTTTTAGAGTATGTGCGTGAAGCTGAATTAAGAGAAAGAATTTTGCGTGAAAAATTAAAAAACAAATTTTCCCTTGAAAAAAAATATAATATAGGAGCAACGCTAACTATAGGGGGATATGTGCTACCAAAGGTATTAGGAAAATATAAAGAATGTCATCCTAATACCGATATTATTCTTAATGTATTTAATACAGATGCAATATTAGAAAAAATTTTAAAGGATGAATTTGAATTAGGTGTTATTGAGGGACCGTTTGATAAAAATAAATTTAAGTATATAAAATTAAAAAACGATGAATTAGTTTTAGCTGTCGCAAAGGGACATCCGTTTTCTAATATGGAGTATGTTAATTTAGAAGATGTTATGAATGGAAAACTTATTTTAAGAGAAGAAGGGTCTGGTACTAGAAAATATTTTGAAAGAGAAGTTAAAAAACAAGGATATGATTCTAGAAATTTAAATGTATATATGGAAGTTGGAAGTATAGATGCTATAAAAGCTTTAGTTGAAGCAAATTTAGGATATACAATTATATCTAAAGAAGCTATAAAAAGAGAATGTAGTCTTGGGGTTATTAAAATAGTAAATATTAAAAATAATAATTTAAAACAAGTAAATTTTTATAGGGAATTCAATTTTGTATATAGAGCTGAAATGTTAAGCGATTATTTAAAAAATTTTATACAATTTTGTTTAAAAAATAGTTAA
- a CDS encoding HAD-IB family hydrolase, producing the protein MTKTIAAFFDIDGTLYREGLITEIFKKFITSEFIEPERWYNEVRHYYIKWDKRLGNYDDYLLKMADIYIEAIKGLHKTQVEFIAKRVIESKGDRVYTYTRDMIAWHKKQGHKLITISGSPVELVREMALKHGFDDYIGTDYLIDGTQKYTGEIVPMWDRVNKQKAINNFVEKYNIDLNKSYAYGDTLGDFSMFKSVGNPRAINPTRELINAVTKDPIIKEKVKIIVERKDVVYKLNPDELDIF; encoded by the coding sequence ATGACAAAAACAATAGCAGCTTTTTTCGATATTGACGGTACTTTATATAGAGAAGGTCTTATAACTGAAATTTTTAAAAAATTCATCACATCCGAATTTATTGAACCTGAACGCTGGTACAATGAAGTTAGACATTATTATATAAAATGGGATAAAAGATTAGGAAACTATGACGATTATTTATTAAAAATGGCTGACATATATATAGAAGCTATAAAGGGTCTTCACAAAACCCAAGTAGAATTCATAGCTAAAAGAGTTATTGAATCCAAAGGAGATAGAGTTTACACATACACAAGAGACATGATAGCTTGGCATAAAAAGCAAGGACATAAACTTATAACTATTTCTGGAAGCCCAGTAGAACTTGTTCGTGAAATGGCTCTAAAGCATGGATTTGATGATTATATAGGAACCGATTATTTAATTGATGGCACTCAAAAATATACAGGTGAAATAGTTCCTATGTGGGATAGAGTAAATAAACAAAAGGCTATAAATAATTTTGTTGAAAAATATAATATAGATCTTAATAAAAGTTATGCTTATGGTGATACACTAGGAGATTTTTCAATGTTTAAATCCGTTGGAAATCCTAGGGCTATAAATCCTACCAGAGAGCTTATAAACGCAGTGACAAAAGATCCTATTATAAAAGAAAAAGTAAAAATAATAGTTGAAAGAAAAGATGTAGTATATAAATTAAATCCTGATGAACTAGATATTTTCTAA
- a CDS encoding CvfB family protein, which produces MVEIGKIQKLKVANIAKIGVYLDAGTEEQGDNILLPNNQLPEDVKEGDELEVFVYRDSEDRLIATRKTPLVQAGEIAVLEVKDTTSIGAFLDIGLERDVLLPFKEQKYRVVSGKKYLVAIYIDKSGRLTATSYISKFLLSESPYKKDEWVKGIVYSINDEIGALVAVDNKYKGLIPKSELYKEINVGDEVECRVARVREDGKLDLGTREVAYKQMDSDVEMLLKKLEKYDGFMPLNDKSKPEEIKDRLKISKAAFKRAVGRLLKEDKIIQTEKGIKLK; this is translated from the coding sequence ATGGTTGAAATAGGAAAAATACAAAAATTAAAGGTAGCTAATATTGCCAAAATAGGTGTATATTTAGATGCAGGAACAGAAGAACAAGGAGATAATATCTTACTTCCTAATAATCAATTACCTGAGGATGTTAAAGAAGGAGATGAACTAGAAGTCTTTGTATATAGAGATTCCGAAGATAGATTAATTGCTACTAGAAAAACGCCATTAGTACAGGCGGGAGAAATTGCTGTTTTAGAAGTAAAGGATACAACATCAATAGGAGCATTTTTAGATATAGGACTTGAAAGAGATGTGTTGCTTCCTTTTAAGGAACAAAAGTATAGAGTAGTTTCTGGAAAAAAATATTTAGTTGCAATATATATAGATAAAAGTGGTAGGCTTACTGCTACAAGTTATATATCAAAGTTTTTATTATCTGAAAGTCCTTATAAAAAAGACGAATGGGTTAAAGGAATAGTATATTCAATCAATGATGAAATAGGAGCACTAGTAGCTGTTGATAATAAATACAAAGGGTTAATACCTAAGAGTGAGTTATATAAGGAAATAAACGTTGGTGATGAAGTAGAATGTAGAGTAGCTAGAGTAAGAGAGGACGGAAAGCTTGATTTAGGTACAAGGGAAGTTGCATACAAGCAAATGGATAGTGATGTAGAAATGCTATTAAAAAAATTAGAAAAGTATGATGGATTTATGCCATTAAATGATAAAAGTAAGCCAGAAGAAATTAAAGATAGATTAAAAATAAGTAAAGCAGCATTTAAAAGAGCAGTAGGAAGATTGCTAAAAGAAGATAAAATAATTCAAACAGAAAAAGGAATAAAATTAAAATAA